The Cucumis melo cultivar AY chromosome 5, USDA_Cmelo_AY_1.0, whole genome shotgun sequence genome has a segment encoding these proteins:
- the LOC103485900 gene encoding flavin mononucleotide hydrolase 1, chloroplatic-like isoform X1, translating into MASLFNPNPPLVSFSSIRPSSFNPSKVVSNFNQTSIITNNTDVIAYTKLFSSSLSMATGRSSAGVDNTSRKLPVLLFDIMDTLVRDPFYDDVPAFFRMPMEELLELKDPTVWIEFEKGLIDEAELEKRFFKDERPIDFEGLKSCMISGYSFLEGIEELLIALKEENYEMHAFTNYPIWYEMIEEKLKISKYLSWTFCSCKNGKRKPDPEFYLEALRHLKVEPANCIFVDDRKKNVEAAKEVGINGLHFKNADLLLKDLCLLGLDISPDTSSP; encoded by the exons ATGGCTTCTCTCTTCAACCCAAACCCACCTCTTGTTTCCTTCTCCTCAATCAGACCTTCCTCTTTCAATCCATCAAAAGTGGTGTCCAATTTCAACCAAACAAGCATTATCACCAACAATACTGACGTTATTGCCTATACCAAACTCTTCTCCTCTTCTCTTTCAATGGCTACTGGTCGCAGCTCTGCTGGTGTTGATAACACCTCTAGGAAGCTTCCTGTTCTGCTCTTTGACATCATGGATACCCTCGTTCGTGATCCTTTCTATGATGACGTTCCCGCTTTTTTCAG AATGCCCATGGAGGAACTACTTGAACTCAAAGATCCAACTGTATGGATAGAATTTGAGAAGGGTTTGATTGATGAG GCAGAACTGGAAAAGAGATTCTTTAAAGATGAACGACCGATAGATTTTGAAG GCCTCAAAAGCTGTATGATAAGCGGTTACTCTTTCCTAGAAGGCATTGAAGAATTGCTAATTGCTCTTAAAGAGGAAAACTATGAAATGCATGCCTTCACAAACTACCCTATTTG GTATGAAATGATCGAGGAGAAGTTGAAAATCTCGAAATATCTATCATGGACATTCTGCTCTTGTAAAAACG GAAAGAGGAAGCCGGATCCTGAGTTCTACTTGGAAGCCTTGAGACATCTCAAAGTTGAACCAGCTAACTGTATTTTCGTTGATGACAG AAAGAAGAATGTAGAAGCTGCAAAAGAAGTTGGCATCAATGGCCTCCATTTCAAAAATGCAGATTTACTATTAAAGGATCTCTGTCTTCTAGGACTTGATATTTCACCTGATACAAGCTCGCCTTAA
- the LOC103485900 gene encoding flavin mononucleotide hydrolase 1, chloroplatic-like isoform X2: MASLFNPNPPLVSFSSIRPSSFNPSKVVSNFNQTSIITNNTDVIAYTKLFSSSLSMATGRSSAGVDNTSRKLPVLLFDIMDTLVRDPFYDDVPAFFRMPMEELLELKDPTVWIEFEKGLIDEAELEKRFFKDERPIDFEGLKSCMISGYSFLEGIEELLIALKEENYEMHAFTNYPIWYEMIEEKLKISKYLSWTFCSCKNGKRKPDPEFYLEALRHLKVEPANCIFVDDSLLAERRM; encoded by the exons ATGGCTTCTCTCTTCAACCCAAACCCACCTCTTGTTTCCTTCTCCTCAATCAGACCTTCCTCTTTCAATCCATCAAAAGTGGTGTCCAATTTCAACCAAACAAGCATTATCACCAACAATACTGACGTTATTGCCTATACCAAACTCTTCTCCTCTTCTCTTTCAATGGCTACTGGTCGCAGCTCTGCTGGTGTTGATAACACCTCTAGGAAGCTTCCTGTTCTGCTCTTTGACATCATGGATACCCTCGTTCGTGATCCTTTCTATGATGACGTTCCCGCTTTTTTCAG AATGCCCATGGAGGAACTACTTGAACTCAAAGATCCAACTGTATGGATAGAATTTGAGAAGGGTTTGATTGATGAG GCAGAACTGGAAAAGAGATTCTTTAAAGATGAACGACCGATAGATTTTGAAG GCCTCAAAAGCTGTATGATAAGCGGTTACTCTTTCCTAGAAGGCATTGAAGAATTGCTAATTGCTCTTAAAGAGGAAAACTATGAAATGCATGCCTTCACAAACTACCCTATTTG GTATGAAATGATCGAGGAGAAGTTGAAAATCTCGAAATATCTATCATGGACATTCTGCTCTTGTAAAAACG GAAAGAGGAAGCCGGATCCTGAGTTCTACTTGGAAGCCTTGAGACATCTCAAAGTTGAACCAGCTAACTGTATTTTCGTTGATGACAG TTTACTTGCAGAAAGAAGAATGTAG
- the LOC103485900 gene encoding flavin mononucleotide hydrolase 1, chloroplatic-like isoform X3, translating to MASLFNPNPPLVSFSSIRPSSFNPSKVVSNFNQTSIITNNTDVIAYTKLFSSSLSMATGRSSAGVDNTSRKLPVLLFDIMDTLVRDPFYDDVPAFFRMPMEELLELKDPTVWIEFEKGLIDEAELEKRFFKDERPIDFEGLKSCMISGYSFLEGIEELLIALKEENYEMHAFTNYPIWYEMIEEKLKISKYLSWTFCSCKNVLFFKVVKITLAPWYWHHILL from the exons ATGGCTTCTCTCTTCAACCCAAACCCACCTCTTGTTTCCTTCTCCTCAATCAGACCTTCCTCTTTCAATCCATCAAAAGTGGTGTCCAATTTCAACCAAACAAGCATTATCACCAACAATACTGACGTTATTGCCTATACCAAACTCTTCTCCTCTTCTCTTTCAATGGCTACTGGTCGCAGCTCTGCTGGTGTTGATAACACCTCTAGGAAGCTTCCTGTTCTGCTCTTTGACATCATGGATACCCTCGTTCGTGATCCTTTCTATGATGACGTTCCCGCTTTTTTCAG AATGCCCATGGAGGAACTACTTGAACTCAAAGATCCAACTGTATGGATAGAATTTGAGAAGGGTTTGATTGATGAG GCAGAACTGGAAAAGAGATTCTTTAAAGATGAACGACCGATAGATTTTGAAG GCCTCAAAAGCTGTATGATAAGCGGTTACTCTTTCCTAGAAGGCATTGAAGAATTGCTAATTGCTCTTAAAGAGGAAAACTATGAAATGCATGCCTTCACAAACTACCCTATTTG GTATGAAATGATCGAGGAGAAGTTGAAAATCTCGAAATATCTATCATGGACATTCTGCTCTTGTAAAAACG TCCTATTTTTCAAAGTTGTCAAAATCACCTTGGCTCCGTGGTATTGGCATCATATTCTTCTCTAA